A window of Clostridia bacterium genomic DNA:
CAAGTAACCTCCCCATATCTCTGCCCAGGCTATTTCTCCATATATAGAGAGTATAAAAGGATATATCATAGTGATTAAAATCGTAAGCGTAAACACAGTTAAAGCAGCTAAATATTTGCTTATAACTATCCAACCGATCTTCAAAGGACTAGTTATAAGCAGCTGGTCTGTATTGTTCTTGCTTTCTTCAGCAATAAGCCTCATTGTAAGTATAGGAACAATAAAAAGAAATATAAATGTGATGCTGGATAAAACGTTATTGAAAAAAGGATTGGCCTGTAAAAGATTAGTCACTGAAAAAAAATAACCTGATACTATCAGAAAAAACCCCATGAATATATAACCGATAGGAGTCAAATAATACTCCATCAATTCCCTTTTATAAACGGCCCACATAATTATAATTCCCCCTCTTCCCGTGTGGTAAGCTTCAAAAATATTTCTTCCAAAGTTAAATTTAACGGATTGAGCTTTAGTATTGGAAATCTCTTTTCACTCATCTGATAAAAAAGTTGTCTTCTTATATCCTTTTGTTTGTCACTTTCCACAATTAAA
This region includes:
- a CDS encoding ABC-2 transporter permease, translating into MWAVYKRELMEYYLTPIGYIFMGFFLIVSGYFFSVTNLLQANPFFNNVLSSITFIFLFIVPILTMRLIAEESKNNTDQLLITSPLKIGWIVISKYLAALTVFTLTILITMIYPFILSIYGEIAWAEIWGGYLGFFLLGGCFISVGLLISSLTENQIIAAVVTFCVSLLLWVIDFIKSFTNNAVVIKIIDAISLFRRYSEFTMGILSLANIVYYISFIIFFIFLTVKVIERKRWA